A single Calypte anna isolate BGI_N300 chromosome 5A, bCalAnn1_v1.p, whole genome shotgun sequence DNA region contains:
- the PRIMA1 gene encoding proline-rich membrane anchor 1 isoform X5: protein MLLRELLGLLRCCWPSLLLHCAFHPLWGSFQITRGEPQKSCSKPIEEKVTESCQEICQCRPPPPLPPPPPPPPPPRLLVVPTPKSTFCPTEDTWWPGLVIIIAVCCATLVFLFVVVIICYKAIKRGITGDFG from the exons atgctgctccgggagctgctggggctgctccgCTGCTGCTggccctccctgctgctgcactgtGCTTTCCACCCGCTTTGGGGCTCCTTTCAG ATCACTCGGGGTGAGCCCCAGAAGTCATGTTCCAAGCCTATAGAAGAGAAAGTCACAGAGAGCTGCCAGGAAATTTGCCAGTGCAGGCCACCTCCACCATTACCACCGCCTCCTCCACCGCCACCGCCCCCCAGGTTGCTGGTGGTGCCGA CTCCCAAGTCTACATTTTGTCCCACTGAAGATACCTGGTGGCCAGGCCTGGTTATTATCATTGCAGTATGCTGCGCCACACTAGTGTTCCTCTTTGTAGTTGTCATCATTTGCTACAAAGCCATAAAAAG aGGCATAACTGGGGATTTTGGATGA
- the PRIMA1 gene encoding proline-rich membrane anchor 1 isoform X6 gives MLLRELLGLLRCCWPSLLLHCAFHPLWGSFQITRGEPQKSCSKPIEEKVTESCQEICQCRPPPPLPPPPPPPPPPRLLVVPTPKSTFCPTEDTWWPGLVIIIAVCCATLVFLFVVVIICYKAIKRTHAN, from the exons atgctgctccgggagctgctggggctgctccgCTGCTGCTggccctccctgctgctgcactgtGCTTTCCACCCGCTTTGGGGCTCCTTTCAG ATCACTCGGGGTGAGCCCCAGAAGTCATGTTCCAAGCCTATAGAAGAGAAAGTCACAGAGAGCTGCCAGGAAATTTGCCAGTGCAGGCCACCTCCACCATTACCACCGCCTCCTCCACCGCCACCGCCCCCCAGGTTGCTGGTGGTGCCGA CTCCCAAGTCTACATTTTGTCCCACTGAAGATACCTGGTGGCCAGGCCTGGTTATTATCATTGCAGTATGCTGCGCCACACTAGTGTTCCTCTTTGTAGTTGTCATCATTTGCTACAAAGCCATAAAAAG
- the PRIMA1 gene encoding proline-rich membrane anchor 1 isoform X4: protein MLLRELLGLLRCCWPSLLLHCAFHPLWGSFQITRGEPQKSCSKPIEEKVTESCQEICQCRPPPPLPPPPPPPPPPRLLVVPTPKSTFCPTEDTWWPGLVIIIAVCCATLVFLFVVVIICYKAIKRCLARRVHQIVC, encoded by the exons atgctgctccgggagctgctggggctgctccgCTGCTGCTggccctccctgctgctgcactgtGCTTTCCACCCGCTTTGGGGCTCCTTTCAG ATCACTCGGGGTGAGCCCCAGAAGTCATGTTCCAAGCCTATAGAAGAGAAAGTCACAGAGAGCTGCCAGGAAATTTGCCAGTGCAGGCCACCTCCACCATTACCACCGCCTCCTCCACCGCCACCGCCCCCCAGGTTGCTGGTGGTGCCGA CTCCCAAGTCTACATTTTGTCCCACTGAAGATACCTGGTGGCCAGGCCTGGTTATTATCATTGCAGTATGCTGCGCCACACTAGTGTTCCTCTTTGTAGTTGTCATCATTTGCTACAAAGCCATAAAAAG